TCAGTAGCAGCAAAAATAGCCTTATTCATTTCTAAAACCTTAGCTTTAGATCTAAGTTCTTGAATCATCGGATCAAAAAGAACCACACCATCACTAAACATAGTTTCTAAACTATCTAGATCTTGACTAGCAAAAGCCACAAGGTATTGCATAGTCAGTTGTTCAAGATTATTAGTTGCTTGCATCATTAAACCTTAAATTCTTTGTACTCAGGGAAGTGTACAAAAAACTGATCATAAAAAAATTTAGAATAAGCCTGGAAGCTCCAACGGTTATGGAAACCATATTTGGCTCTCATCCAATGTGTACCGTCTTCAACCATCTTGCGCAAGTTGACATCATAAGGATCGGTACCCATAAGATCTGCTTTGGTCTTAAGCGGTGAATCATCTTCGATTTGAATTACTTTGCGACTAATACCAGCAGCCCAGTCATTGACATAAGCCTTGGTTATAACTTCTAAATCGGCAGCATATCCTCTGAAGTTACTACCATCAAACAAGAAGTTCATCTTACTTGGTTTGTCTGGCGTCATGATATCTAGCAAACATTCTTTGCGAATAAACCAAGACAGGAATTGCACATCACCAAAGTATTTGACCTTTTCAACGGTCATTAATTGTTTTTCACCCCAGTTATCAGCACAAGGTGAAAGAATTCCAATACGAGGATGCTTTTCAATTTCTTCTCTGAGAGTTTTCACAATTGGTTCTTGCTGAGGAAATTGAACATCATTACAAACTAAAAAGATGTACTTATATTTATCAAGTTTCTTTTCTTCATACAGCTTAGTCAAGGCATAGTTGAAGCCTCTAGCATATCTCAAACCAGTTTCAACATCTTCCTTAGAATCCGCGTGCCAAGTGTGATTCTTAGACAATTTTTTTTTACTTGAACCACTTTCTAAGATAAAAATATCAGTTTCAGCTTTATCATATTTCATGATGCGATCATGGAGTGCATCGGTGATCTCAGGTAAATTCCTATTCAATATTATTGTTGCAGTATCTTTCATTAAACTATTAACCTAAATCCTTTTACATATCTCAGTATGGACTCTTT
The Cyanobacteriota bacterium genome window above contains:
- a CDS encoding nuclear transport factor 2 family protein, producing the protein MMQATNNLEQLTMQYLVAFASQDLDSLETMFSDGVVLFDPMIQELRSKAKVLEMNKAIFAATEKITLISKRIIADSAQNTVAAQLKLDFDGKIIDVVDIIEFNEAGKIVAITAYLDSKQVTG